The following proteins are co-located in the Pontiella agarivorans genome:
- a CDS encoding glycosyl hydrolase family 95 catalytic domain-containing protein → MSRNSFIAVGLTLLAVVNRVDAADSGRWTLWSEKPAQKWEDAFVTGNGRHGTMIWGKAGKETITCVHEELFIPAWERDKRAVADIADDLPEVRRLIRAGDPAGAAKLAVAEARKQLEPQGITNDGWPVVPHPAFDLEVIHEGDGKVVQFRRALNLENGEALSRWSDGINEVEQRVFSSQADNINVVELRSTKGRKLNLTLRLAERPGRIDSSETLYRNIDINGAFNSITSGVEPGWLFYHADYALDRRGYDGVGRVSLTGGSMSRDGDLLRIKDVERVLVLIRIELLEQGGTSSRKRIQKTLEKLPLEYEALLKPHALKHGDMFRRVTLDMGCARKWREESNEQLLADIRKNGVSAHFLEKVHAMGRYLLISTTGKYPAPLQGIWGAAWRAAWGGSFTTNSNVNLAISSFGMGNLPECAEAYYEYIQRQLPGWRANAKYHVGCRGILASLNMDPETGYETHFHAVHPALYWVGGTGWNIRPLYDYALLSGDDVFMKEKVLPLYQELGLFYEDYLLRGEDGVYDIIPSQSPENDPGGKRGERLTENATFSVAVAKECFDVLLELGEQFRLPADDIARWKEIREHLPAYRVNEDGALAEWIPAQYKDHYKHRHNSHLYPVYPGMELVPPGVDPVLEQAARVALEKRFAYDTTSAHGLMHAALMASRLRDAEKVQVNLDRFARRRYLYSGFVTSHNPNHKVYNLDAALSMPRLLMEMVVLSKPGFVELLPGWPESYADGSLNGVLIRGGHKMDISWADGKLKSAVLYAGKDGSCEIRYKELSRSLDLKAGKTYRLNAALLKEVEK, encoded by the coding sequence GGGAGCGCGATAAACGGGCCGTGGCGGATATTGCAGATGATTTGCCGGAGGTGCGCCGGCTGATTCGGGCCGGCGATCCCGCCGGTGCCGCAAAACTGGCGGTGGCGGAGGCTCGGAAACAGCTGGAACCTCAGGGAATTACCAATGACGGATGGCCGGTTGTTCCGCACCCGGCTTTTGATCTGGAAGTTATACATGAGGGTGACGGAAAGGTTGTGCAATTCCGCCGGGCGCTGAATCTGGAAAATGGAGAGGCGCTTTCGCGTTGGAGCGACGGAATCAACGAGGTTGAGCAGCGGGTATTTTCCTCACAGGCTGACAACATCAACGTGGTGGAGCTTCGGTCGACTAAAGGGCGGAAGCTGAACCTTACATTGCGTTTGGCGGAACGGCCGGGGCGTATCGATTCCAGCGAAACGCTATATCGTAATATCGATATCAACGGAGCATTCAATTCCATTACATCCGGTGTGGAACCGGGGTGGTTGTTTTATCACGCCGATTATGCACTTGATCGTCGGGGGTATGACGGCGTGGGCCGGGTAAGCCTGACAGGCGGTTCGATGAGCCGTGACGGTGATCTGCTGCGGATTAAAGATGTCGAGCGGGTTCTGGTTCTGATCCGGATTGAGCTGCTGGAGCAGGGCGGGACCAGCAGCAGGAAAAGGATACAGAAAACCCTCGAAAAGCTTCCGCTGGAATATGAAGCATTGCTGAAGCCGCATGCATTGAAGCATGGGGATATGTTCCGTAGGGTGACCTTGGATATGGGTTGCGCCCGGAAGTGGCGCGAGGAGTCGAATGAACAGCTTTTGGCTGACATTCGTAAGAATGGTGTATCGGCTCACTTTCTGGAAAAAGTTCATGCGATGGGACGTTATCTGCTGATCTCCACGACCGGGAAATATCCTGCGCCGCTGCAGGGCATCTGGGGGGCGGCCTGGCGGGCGGCATGGGGCGGAAGCTTCACGACAAACTCGAACGTCAATCTGGCGATTTCGTCTTTCGGCATGGGGAACCTGCCCGAGTGCGCAGAAGCCTACTATGAATATATCCAGCGGCAGCTGCCGGGCTGGAGAGCCAATGCAAAATACCACGTAGGCTGCCGCGGAATTCTTGCATCGCTGAATATGGATCCCGAAACGGGATATGAAACGCATTTCCATGCCGTGCATCCCGCCTTGTACTGGGTGGGCGGTACGGGGTGGAATATCCGCCCTTTATATGATTATGCGCTGCTCTCCGGCGATGATGTTTTCATGAAAGAGAAGGTTCTGCCGCTCTATCAGGAGCTGGGGCTGTTTTATGAAGATTATCTGCTGCGCGGTGAGGACGGAGTCTATGATATTATTCCCAGTCAGTCGCCGGAGAATGATCCGGGGGGGAAGCGGGGAGAGCGTTTGACTGAAAATGCGACGTTCTCTGTGGCTGTGGCAAAAGAATGTTTCGATGTTCTGCTGGAGCTGGGAGAGCAGTTCCGTCTTCCTGCGGACGATATCGCGCGTTGGAAGGAAATCCGCGAACATCTTCCGGCCTATCGGGTCAACGAAGACGGTGCTCTGGCCGAATGGATTCCGGCGCAATACAAAGACCACTATAAACACCGCCATAATTCACATCTGTATCCGGTTTATCCCGGCATGGAACTGGTGCCGCCGGGGGTGGATCCTGTTCTTGAGCAGGCGGCACGGGTCGCCCTCGAAAAACGTTTTGCCTACGACACGACCTCCGCTCATGGATTGATGCATGCGGCCCTGATGGCTTCGCGGTTACGTGATGCGGAAAAGGTGCAGGTCAATCTCGATCGCTTTGCACGCCGCCGGTATCTGTATTCCGGATTCGTCACTTCGCATAATCCGAATCACAAAGTATACAATCTGGATGCTGCACTGAGCATGCCGCGGTTGCTGATGGAGATGGTGGTGTTGTCCAAGCCGGGTTTTGTGGAATTGCTGCCGGGCTGGCCGGAGAGCTATGCCGATGGATCCCTCAACGGAGTGCTCATTCGCGGCGGTCATAAAATGGATATCAGCTGGGCCGACGGGAAACTTAAATCCGCCGTGCTCTATGCCGGGAAGGATGGTTCTTGTGAGATTCGGTACAAGGAGCTGAGTCGCTCACTGGATCTGAAAGCCGGCAAGACCTATCGGTTGAATGCAGCTCTGCTGAAAGAAGTTGAAAAATGA